The following is a genomic window from Rhinoraja longicauda isolate Sanriku21f chromosome 26, sRhiLon1.1, whole genome shotgun sequence.
CTGGTGTTACagcacatactttgtgttttaacagtaactagaccaagtggacccgttgggcccaaaccactcccgcattagtgcagcaccctccccctccctcttcccctccccccccatctccctcaacccccccccttatcctccctcctcccccactctctccctccatccctccatccctcacaaggacatagatttaaacattaaaatgtgaataactttaaaatataacaccaatttcaatgagcaccaaagggacgacggtgattaaggtggacctaaaattgccgcgcgatcgtgtacggttttggctgtagttcaggaacaaacaaacaagagttttagtatatagatgtacatcAGCACTTCCACCACCACTGAAATTGACTCGCAAGTTGCACGGCCATATCAATGGGCAGCCACTGGCTCCGgagcaagacacacaaaatactggagtaactcagcgggtcaggcagcatctctggagagaatgaatgggtgacgtttcgggtcgagacccttcttcagactgattcagaggaGAGGGAGTAAACCCCAGCATCTCCTCACCACaaagtgagtgtgtgcgtgcaagAGCGCTGAGCTCACCAACACTCCCACCCTCCGAGAATGAACAGAATGAAAAGGTGGATGGGGGAACTGGGGACGGAGCCACGAGAACCCATTCATGTCCCATCACCAAACTCACACGTCCTGTAGGACACGCAACGCCCTGGTGGCACTTTCCTCTTTCAGATGTCGACTGACCTTCTCTTTGCACTCACTGTAATAGCGGTGGCGATCTTCTTCACCACATCGTCTTGGATGTTTTTATTGCACAGGATGTAGTCGGGGGAGATGCAGGTTTGGCCACAGTTGGTGTATCGGCCCCACGCGATACGTCTGGAAAGGACAAACCAGTTGTTCACAGGCGGCCAAAACGTGATGCCACAAAATTCACCCTCTGCTCTGAATTCACCCTCTGCTCTGAATTcaccctctgctctgctctgaGACTGTTCACCCCTCCATAACGTATCTGTTATGTATTGCCCggaacagcaacaacaacagaATAAGTGATCTAACAGTAATTTAATTTCAAACTTGGTACATCAACGTGACTTGTATAAAATGGCAGCAGCCTCGCCGGCTGTGTCCCGGCTGAGCCCCGCGCAAGTCCCGTGTCACCATCATCCCGTTGTTCCCAACATACCACGCACACGTGTGCACCCGTGATGCTCCCGGCCAGCACACATGCAAGTATGATGCTGACACACATGCGTGGAAGTTAACCGTTCAGAATGGGTCAGTATCCTTCGTTCCCATGCTGTACCCATGCCCGGCTGTGTAGCCTTCGTGGGAATGTATAAGACGTTCTCTGCAGTCTCGTCTCAGCTGCTGCATTTTATCTATGCAGGGCTGCTTCTATGGTGACACAAGTGTGATATCTTCTACCCCCCTCGTGACCAGAGACCAACCTGCAGGCAACGTCCAGATCGCAGTCCGTGTCGACGAAGCACGGACTCTTGCCGCCGAGCTCCAGAGTGACTGGCGTCAGGTGCTTGGCGGCAGCCTCCATGACGATCCTGCCAACGGCAGTGCTGCCCGTGAACAGGATGTGGTCGAACCGAATACTCAGTAGCTCCGTggcctccttctctcctccaatGACGACGGGGTAGAGCTCCTTGAAGAAAGAGGACACTCAgtcaggaacatagaaaataggtgcgggagcagGACATTcggcatccaatatgatcatggttgttcatccaaaattagtaccccgttcctactttttccccatatccctagattccttaAGCCCTAAgagcctctatctaactctctcttgaaaacattcagtgaattggcatccactgccttctgtggcagagaattccacagattcacaactttctgggtgaaaaaaatgtccacatctcagtcctaaatggccttatttATCCCCTTATTCTTCTTATTATaaatccccttattcttaaactgtgacccctggttctggattcccccaacatggggaacatttttcctgcatctaacctgtccgatcccttaagaatgttatatgtttcaataagatcccctctcatccttctaaattccagtgaatacaagcccagtcgacccattctttcatcgtttaACGAAAACCAACAGGCTGGTCCTGAAGGGCATCTTCTAATCAAGATAATGTGGCCGAGGAAACAGATGAAGATACAGAGCTCCATTTGGTGTGTTTGTGACCGACCGATCTGAGAAACGGAAAGATTGTAATGTGGAACAACACGTAATTAAAGGAAGGGGTaatcaaaaagaaacagaattaacacttTAGGTCAGAGgtacaagagaatgcagatgctggaatcttgagccgagcacaaagtgccggaggaactcagcgggttaggcagcatctgtgaagatggAATGGTCATGGCAGTAATTTGGgtggggaccattcttcagtccaacatttcaagttgatgacTTGTTCATCATCAGGAGGAAGAGGTTAGGGGACATGCAGGTTGTAGAGAAGCGGGAGGGAAtgtgtgatggggaggggtgaagacACAAAAGAGTGAATGTTACAACTGGTGCCGAGGGAGGGCAATGAAAGCTTGGTAACTGCAGCCGACCTGTCTGGTGGAGGTGGACCGAGAAGGAGAATGAGGGCAGggatgtatggggagaaggcaggagaaaggggtttggagggagagatcggccatgattgaatggtggagtagacttgatgggccgaatggcctaattctactcctatcacttatgagttaTGAGCTGTGAGACGTAGGAAAGTGAAATGAAAGAGAATGCTGGAACTACCCGCttctctgtggagagagaaaaatggtGTTAATGTTGTAGGTTATTGATCTAGATAGTTTGGAGCCAAACCAGAAAGCCCAGTTACCTGATATTATTGACCGCGCCTTATTTTCCTCTCACTGCCTTGAGCGGGCTGTTCAATGTATCAAGGTCCTTTTGCCCACTCGGGATAGTCAGGGATGGGTAGTAAATGCCAACTTTGCCATCTCTGACCACATCCCAGGATAAAGCATGGAAATGGAACAAGGGTAAAAGCCCAAGGGTCCACAACGAGTGCCGGAATAGGACAGGAAAATATTTTGATGGGTAAAGTTTATTGGGGCTATCAGTTAAAGAAATGGTTCAATGGGACAATGTGGGATTGGTTGCAAACTGAAACAGTTGTCGGCAACTGGAAAAGAAATGAAATCAGTGCATGGTAAAGTCGATGCACAAAATGATTGCGTTATTTTCCATTCACAGCAGAGATGAGCTAAGTGAATGCAGCTATGGTACAGTCACTTTTAAGAACAGCAAAATGACTTAAAACAGTAGCTAGTAATTCTACGCAATCCCTTGCAGTTGAATTGTGCAGTGATGGACACACGTAAAACACGTCTTGGACATTtctactagtcatagagtcagagtaatacagtgaggaaacaggccctttggcccaacttgcccacaccggccaagaatgtcccatctacactagtccaacttgcttgcgcttggtccatatccctccaaccctgtcctatccatgtacctgtctaattgtttcttaaacgatgggatagtcccagcctcaaccaccttgtttccatacacccaccagcctttgtgcgaaaaggttacccctccgattcccattaaatcttttccccttcaccttgaacctatgtcctctggtccttgattcccctactctgggcaagagactctgtgtatctacccgattttgtacaattctataagatcccccctcatcctcctgcgcaccatggaatagagacccagcctactcaacctctccctttcgctcacaacatcctcgtaaatcttttctgaaccctttcaagcttgacaatatctttattataacatggtgccaagactgaaacaatattctaaatgcggtctcaccaatggcttatacaactgtaacatgacctcccaacatctatactcaataccttgatgaaggccaaaagcatttttgaccaccttatctacctgcgactagaCCTTCAAGGAACGatacacctgtactcctagatccctctgctctacactacccagaggcctaccatttactgtgtaggtcctgcccttgttagacgtcccaaaatgcaacacctcgcacttctctgcattaaattccatcaaccattcctccacccacctggccaatcgatccagatcctgctgcaattgttcacaaccatcttcattatctgcaaaaccattaacttttgtatcatcaacaaacttgctaatcttgccctgtatgttctcatccaaatcattgatgtagatgacaaacagttacgggcccaacaccgaaccctgaggcacaccactagtcacaggtctccaatctgagaagcaaccttccatcatcaccctctgcctccttccatggagccaatttgttatccattcagctatctccccttggatcccatgcgatctaaccttccacagcagcctactatgcggaaccttgttgaatgacttactgaagtccatgtacacaacatctacagctctgccctcatcgacctttttggtcacgtcttcaaaaaaagcaatcagatttgtgagacatgacctcccccgtacaaaaccatgctgactatccctaatcagcccttgcccatccaaatgcctgtataacctatccctcggaatactctccagtaacttaccaactacagatgttaagctcaccggcctatagttcccagcaatttccctgcagcccttcttgaaaagaggtgcaACAATTTGCCaccatccagtctctcctgtatttaatgacgacttgtaaatttcaaccagggctcctgcaatttcctctctaatttcccacaatgtcctcggatatctgatcaggcctctGTAGTAAATACTCAGAGGCTCAAAGGTGGGGGCATGATAGCTTTCAAGAGCAGTCCCTTCAGTCCTGAGCAAAGGCTGTGGCGGGATGCATAACTCAGCCCTGAATCTGTTCAGGCACATCTGGCTTTCCCAGTCTTACCAACTTGGATTATTTCCTTCTGCATCACAAGAggatagcacagtggcacaactggagaGTTgccgccccacagcaccagagacccaaattcaatcctgacggcagatgctgtctgtgtggagtttgtgcgttctcccgctgaccgcttgggtttccttcgggtgctccagtttcctcccacacctcaatggagtttgtcggttaacttggcctctgtaaaatccgCGCAGTATGTCGGGAGtgtatgcaaaagtggaataacacagaactagtgtgaatgggcaattgaaggtcgacgtggactcggtgggctgaagcaaCTATTtcgttttctttagtttagtttagagatacagcgcggaaacaggcccttcggcccaccaagtccgcactgaccagtgaccccctgcactttaacactatcgttgcggagaaaacgatccaagtttagtttagaaacatagagaaataggtgcaggagtaggccattcggctcttcgagccagcacgatcatggctgatcatccaaattcagtaccccgttcctactttttcccacatattccttgattccttaagccctaagagctaaatctaattctctcttgaaaacattcagtgaattggcatctactgccttctgtggcagaattccatagattcacaactctctgggtaaaaaaatgtttcctcatctcagtcctaaatggcctaacccatattcttggtttagtttagagatacagcgcggaaacaggccctttggcccaccgagtccacaatgaccagcgattcccacacactaacactaacctacacacactagggacaatttacacttataccaagccaattaacctacaaacctgtaagactttcgagtgtgggaagatctcagaaaacccacgcaggtcccggagaaggcgtacaaactccatacagccagcacacagtcaggatcgagcacaggtctctggctctttaagaccgcaactctaccgctgcgccaccgtgccatcaacAGTGCGGTGCCCCGGCCCGGCCACACTCACCTTGTCCAGGTACTGAGGGAGGAGCTGGGCCAGGACCTGTGCCGTGTTCCCACTCACTTCCGATGGCTTCACCACCGCCGCGTTTCCTGGGAACGGGAATGGAACACCGAGTATTACACGGGGTTTACGGCAGCAGatctggccattcggccccactGGGCCATGCTGGCGTTGCTGCTCCACCCAAGCCCCCTCCCACACGTCCTTCCTTTGCCTCCTCCAGCTGCTGTCCCCAAGATGCTGCTTAAGGCACCACTTCCATCCACCCCAACACTCCCAGCATTGGGGAACTCCAcattcccaccactctctgcacttctcctcaaTTCCCCAATGGAGTTTTCAGGGACAGTCTTGTATTTGGGTCTAGCTTTAATCCACACAACAAACGGGAAAACCTCTGCCCCCATTCTAACGaccagggcagcacagtaacgtggctggtagagccactacctcacagcacctgagaacCAGGTTTCATCCTGATCTCGGGATTTATgtatctggagtttgcacgttcaccttgTGACCACTTTTTATCCACCAGGTGCATCGGGTTCCTCTGACGTCCCAACaaagtgtgggtttgtgggttaattggacgCTGTAAAACTGCCTCAAGTGTGTAgaatgtggatgagaaagtgggatgacaaggCATTATCGACGATTGGTGTGAgcatggtgggctaaagggtttatttccatgctgtgtctctaaacctccATTAGGAACCTCCTTCACCTGTCTCGTTTCCCTCCACACAATGAACACGAGTTTCCATTCCTTTCTCCCTCCGACCCACCAAAGACAATCCCCTCGTCCTTGCCCTCCCGCTCATTTACCAAGCTCTGTCCTGACCCGGTTCAGCTGATAACCATGCGGAACAGAATCAGACTGAGCCAGGGAACCACGAGCCATGGAGCTTCCAGCTGAAGTCACCAGGTCCACAAAAGCTGAAGAAGGCTCACGGATGAGAAATGGCTGTTGGCTCTTCAAAACTCATCCTagtgatgtctctaacttcaagtatctaTCTAGTGATATCTAAACTCTTCCACGGTAAACATTCTGAATAAACCTCAATATATTTCTCTCCTGATCTGTCTGGGAGTTTGAGCATAACATTTATTAACATTAATCATTTATTTTGAATTGACATCCTCTGGTTTGACTCTCTTGGTGAAATAGAcgtgtccacagtgtactgaggCTGACAAGGATGTCTCTCTGCtcaacctctgcgccactgtaggAGCGCGGACATGACACTGGGGTTCGGGAGGGGAAGGTGTATCCTCGGGGATCTGCCACGGTTCCTACCCCTGATCTCCATCCAGGTTCCTGGTCGGATTTCCCAGATCCCGGATGAGTGCAGGTGAGTGAGTCGGCATTCCCAGGGGATAGCAGCTCCACGCGTGGATGGAACGGCCCAcagcccactcccctcccaccaggGAGCCCAGGACGTTGGTCTCTGGAGCACCCAGTGCACCCTGGTCCCAACACGGAACGTCACCTCCTGGAGCAAGGACTGACACAACTGTAGAATTTCTACGGAGGCAAAGactgaaaccccgggcagggcaGAGAAGACACTTCACTCCTCATCGAGGGCAATGTCACGGGTGAGTAAATAAACGGGGAACATACCTGCGGCGATGGCCCCAACTAACGGCTGCAGCACCAGCGCCAATGGGTAGTTCCAAGCCCCAATGATAAGAACCACACCAAGAGGCTGGCGGTGGATGTACACGGTGTCCATCATGGTCATCATGCTCTTCGACACATGCTCTGGCTTCACCCACTCGGGCAGCTTGTTTATGGCCATGGTTATTTCATTCAGAACACCCACCATTTCATAAATTTCCACCGCAAATGCATTCTACAAATTCAGACAGGAGGGAAGGCTTTTcttaaaataatctattctttttCCCTTCTTTTGGTcgggacgggaggggggggggggcagggaacttTCTCGGGTATCAGGCATCTCCCACTTTGGAAAAAAGCAGGGGAGGGCAGGGTCTCGTGAAGGTTTGCTGCAGGTGAGGGTCGGCGGTAGTGGAGGCGATGGCAGGCGAGGTTGTGTGGGCCGGTGGTGGTGGCAGAAGACCTGTCATGGAAGCCGAGGGTGGTGTGGGGGACAGACGGGGCAGCAAGCTGGGGAGGCGGCGAGAGTGGGGCGCGTTGCGGGGGTAGCCGGGGTTACAAGCGGCCGGGGATTCGGCGCGTGCCAGGAGGGATGGTGTCGACAGCTCAAATCCGTCATAAAGAGGTccgttaaaacgagggtttacagTGTTGACATTCAAGGGATGGGCGTGGAGGTGCAACATGGCAGGAAAAGGCAGAGAATGAGAATAAATCAATCCCCTCTCGCTTCTGAATGAGATCGTCATCCTACTGAAGGTACAGACACCCCTCAGCACGATGAGGATCGCGTATGGAGAACTTTATTTCCAACCTTGTGCAGGTCCTTTTGCAGCGCCTCCAAGATTAGATCCTTCTTCTCCGTCAGCATcctttccatggccttcagctgCTGCACGCGGAATTCCAGTGGGTGGGTTTTGCCCAGGTTATAGGCGGCTCGAGCACCAGCCACCACGGTCTGTATTTCCTCCATGGTGGGCCTCAGCTCACACAGAACAACAGCAAGATGTCTCCTCAGTGGCTCCACAGACACGGGGCAAGGCCTGGATAATATCTGAACAGAGAACAGGTCCTGTGTTAGAATGgaggcacaaatgctggagtctgaagcaaAATACAAATCCAAATTCACTGAATTCATTCAAATCAGAAATGGATAGATTTTGAGGGAATCAAAGGATTTTGTGAAAGCCGGTGAAAATGATGGAAagatagatgatcagccatgatcttgattAACGATGGCACAGGCTTGAGGGACCGAAAGGTCTACTGCAGATCTATTTTattatttagtttggagatacagcagggtaacaggcccttcgctccacccagtccacgccaaccatcgatcacgttttctcctgcgctcggtccgcgttggccaaacggGTCCCCCGGTggccgaacacttcaactccccctccaactcccagtctgacctttctgtcatgggcctcctccagtgccatagtgaggcccaccggaaattggaggaacagcacctcacatttcgcctgggcagcttgagttactctagcatcaaaaggtggtatgaacatcgacttctccaactttagacagttcttctgtccctctcttcccctcccccttcccagatctccctctatcttcctgtctccacctatatccttcctttgtcccgcccccctgacatcagtctgaag
Proteins encoded in this region:
- the LOC144606192 gene encoding aldehyde dehydrogenase family 3 member A2-like is translated as MEEIQTVVAGARAAYNLGKTHPLEFRVQQLKAMERMLTEKKDLILEALQKDLHKNAFAVEIYEMVGVLNEITMAINKLPEWVKPEHVSKSMMTMMDTVYIHRQPLGVVLIIGAWNYPLALVLQPLVGAIAAGNAAVVKPSEVSGNTAQVLAQLLPQYLDKELYPVVIGGEKEATELLSIRFDHILFTGSTAVGRIVMEAAAKHLTPVTLELGGKSPCFVDTDCDLDVACRRIAWGRYTNCGQTCISPDYILCNKNIQDDVVKKIATAITEFYGSDPQKSPDYGRIVNQRHFQRIMSLLEGVNVVYGGKNDEGDLYIAPTIVTDVDPDSRIMQEEIFGPVLPIVTVSGVDEAIAFISQRDKPLALYVFSHNKKLIKRMIAETSSGGVTANDCLIHYTVHTLPFGGVGKSGFGAYHGKHSFETFSHRRACVLKSLGMEKMNSVRYAPANDSKQKWTNWLLKKN